Proteins from a single region of Carassius gibelio isolate Cgi1373 ecotype wild population from Czech Republic chromosome A5, carGib1.2-hapl.c, whole genome shotgun sequence:
- the cdca2 gene encoding cell division cycle-associated protein 2 isoform X1, producing MEVTEAMDSRRPLAALSPSWLNTEAGEVDFSKLTPSQFGISTDSFLPSSKIKDKSRVAQLKGRRRSTIGVRGSPETNSLICFRARQAVKTPPRTPQLFHGSPFLSCCDSLKKKMAAFQCLMDEDEEKDGQEKNEESESAKSILAKDSKNGNENTLTTQSPPTLMMPPPSKKRCWAPQGECEDKKTETLLPYPIFTTQQEQGVKCFESQSQRSHSDLDSDAKIELLSLPMLSKPEIKLADENVLSSVRKKRVRFGAPLSPEFFDKTLPPSTPLQKGGTPKCPPSSTGPKLSLLKTPQRTDPLPQPDFDSPQSNGASPVLVIDRCNAALVYSDEVFEEIEKISFPNMEDESPSYRHSEDCKNVVSAEDPGQPQAEDTEVMNVAFQEDVQSDSQTEEKLPCPSGDQPLAFSAVKVDQESSASSEQTLSSKPSTELSHSRSRKRKQPVENEPEKRRSSRTAAASASGKMKNTEVKRRFGNKEVDRSLYGKRDYASKNPLLSPIFETVSTSLNSTPTQAQSGKQIDGEQDCIETLNVPHSKTVGPVVSLDTACTWTNENGQTSSSSVSDTTDNQSDMEVTSVGARVPAGRGSSGSKTSKASRDSGRPVHRRRSSGAAKRKKLGSPAISSTTESVSETRKQDTESQKPTESAGLNPVYQDSPDRPVRDVAECSENKEIEALISCVVPHEESINTEGLEQKTPSNKIGGQVQKALKSPPGKLNVEVVQVVESGQSERFTDDTSESYAGPTEPSLAPWQQADFNIDDILKPVAKSRGSVRRSLRNRRSVDLQAAGLAWVDHTSPELSKASRRRTRGRLSGVSEPFIPQASVELTPNPGE from the exons ATAAATCCAGAGTTGCTCAACTGAAGGGCAGGAGGAGATCCACGATTGGGGTCCGGGGATCTCCGGAAACGAACTCTCTCATCTGCTTCAGGGCCAGACAAGCTGTGAAAACACCTCCACGAACACCACAG CTTTTCCACGGGAGTCCATTTCTTTCATGCTGTGACTCTCTGAAGAAGAAGATGGCTGCTTTCCAATGTCTGATGGATGAAGATGAAGAGAAGGATGGACAGGAAAAAAATGAGGAGAGTGAGAGTGCTAAAAGCATTTTGGCTAAAGATTCTAAGAACG GAAATGAGAACACGCTGACTACACAAAGCCCACCCACTTTGATGATGCCTCCACCCTCTAAGAAACGCTGCTGGGCCCCACAGGGGGAGTGTGAGGACAAGAAAACTGAAACTCTACTCCCCTACCCCATCTTCACGACACAACAGGAGCAAGGG GTGAAATGCTTTGAGTCTCAAAGCCAGAGGTCTCATTCAGACTTGGATTCGGATGCAAAGATTGAGCTTCTGTCTTTACCCATGCTGTCAAAACCAGAAATTAAACTAGCAG ATGAGAATGTGCTCTCTTCTGTACGCAAGAAGCGTGTTCGTTTTGGGGCCCCGCTCTCTCCAGAGTTCTTTGACAAAACTCTCCCTCCCAGTACCCCACTACAGAAAGGAGGCACTCCAAAGTGTCCTCCATCATCTACGGGTCCTAAACTCTCACTGCTGAAGACCCCTCAACGGACTGATCCTCTACCCCAACCTGACTTCGATAGTCCTCAAAGCAATGGAGCCTCACCTGTCCTGGTTATTGACAGATGCAATGCTGCACTGGTGTACAGTGATGAAGTATTTGAAGAGATCGAGAAG ATCAGTTTTCCCAATATGGAGGATGAGTCTCCTTCATACAGACATTCTGAGGACTGCAAAA ATGTAGTTTCTGCTGAGGATCCAGGGCAGCCCCAGGCTGAAGACACTGAAGTTATGAACGTTGCTTTTCAAGAGGATGTACAATCAGATTCACAGACAGAGGAAAAACTACCATGTCCCAGTGGTGATCAGCCACTGGCTTTCTCCG CAGTAAAGGTTGACCAGGAGTCTTCTGCCAGCTCTGAACAGACACTTTCATCCAAACCCAGCACTGAATTATCTCACTCTCGCAGTAGGAAAAGAAAG CAACCAGTGGAGAATGAGCCTGAGAAGAGGAGAAGCTCACGTACAGCAGCAGCTTCCGCTTCAGGAAAGATGAAG AACACAGAAGTAAAAAGACGATTTGGCAATAAGGAGGTGGATCGTTCTCTGTATGGGAAAAGAGACTACGCCTCAAAAAACCCTCTTCTCAGCCCCATATTTGAGACCGTGTCTACCAGTCTCAACAGCACACCAACACAGGCCCAATCAGGAAAACAAATAG ATGGAGAGCAAGATTGCATTGAGACTCTGAACGTTCCTCATAGCAAGACAGTTGGTCCCGTGGTAAGTCTGGATACTGCCTGTACATGGACCAATGAAAACGGGCAGACTTCGAGCTCCAGCGTGTCAGACACCACTGACAATCAATCAGATATGGAGGTGACCTCAGTCGGCGCTCGGGTTCCTGCAGGAAGAGGAAGCTCTGGCTCAAAGACTTCCAAAGCCAGTCGTGACTCTGGGAGGCCTGTGCACCGACGTCGTAGCTCAGGTGCAGCCAAAAGAAAGAAGCTTGGAAGTCCAGCTATTAGCTCCACTACTGAATCAGTCAGTGAAACTAGGAAACAAGATACTGAGAGCCAAAAGCCAACTGAATCTGCAGGTTTGAACCCAGTGTACCAGGACAGTCCTGACAGACCTGTGCGTGATGTGGCTGAGTGCTCTGAGAACAAAGAAATTGAGGCTTTAATAAGCTGTGTGGTACCACATGAAGAATCTATAAACACTGAGGGCTTAGAGCAGAAGACACCAAGTAATAAAATAGGTGGACAGGTCCAAAAGGCACTGAAAAGTCCTCCTGGAAAGCTTAATGTTGAGGTAGTGCAAGTAGTTGAGAGTGGTCAGTCAGAGCGATTTACTGATGACACGTCAGAGAGCTACGCTGGACCTACAGAGCCTAGTTTGGCCCCGTGGCAGCAGGCTGACTTCAACATTGACGACATCCTGAAACCTGTGGCGAAGAGTCGAGGTTCTGTGCGACGCAGCCTGAGGAACCGGAGGAGCGTGGACCTTCAGGCTGCGGGCCTGGCCTGGGTGGACCACACCTCTCCGGAGCTGAGTAAAGCGAGTCGGAGGAGGACTCGTGGCAGACTCAGTGGAGTGTCTGAACCGTTCATCCCTCAGGCCTCTGTGGAACTAACACCAAACCCGGGAGAGTAA
- the cdca2 gene encoding cell division cycle-associated protein 2 isoform X2, whose amino-acid sequence MEVTEAMDSRRPLAALSPSWLNTEAGEVDFSKLTPSQFGISTDSFLPSSKIKDKSRVAQLKGRRRSTIGVRGSPETNSLICFRARQAVKTPPRTPQLFHGSPFLSCCDSLKKKMAAFQCLMDEDEEKDGQEKNEESESAKSILAKDSKNGNENTLTTQSPPTLMMPPPSKKRCWAPQGECEDKKTETLLPYPIFTTQQEQGVKCFESQSQRSHSDLDSDAKIELLSLPMLSKPEIKLADENVLSSVRKKRVRFGAPLSPEFFDKTLPPSTPLQKGGTPKCPPSSTGPKLSLLKTPQRTDPLPQPDFDSPQSNGASPVLVIDRCNAALVYSDEVFEEIEKISFPNMEDESPSYRHSEDCKNVVSAEDPGQPQAEDTEVMNVAFQEDVQSDSQTEEKLPCPSGDQPLAFSVKVDQESSASSEQTLSSKPSTELSHSRSRKRKQPVENEPEKRRSSRTAAASASGKMKNTEVKRRFGNKEVDRSLYGKRDYASKNPLLSPIFETVSTSLNSTPTQAQSGKQIDGEQDCIETLNVPHSKTVGPVVSLDTACTWTNENGQTSSSSVSDTTDNQSDMEVTSVGARVPAGRGSSGSKTSKASRDSGRPVHRRRSSGAAKRKKLGSPAISSTTESVSETRKQDTESQKPTESAGLNPVYQDSPDRPVRDVAECSENKEIEALISCVVPHEESINTEGLEQKTPSNKIGGQVQKALKSPPGKLNVEVVQVVESGQSERFTDDTSESYAGPTEPSLAPWQQADFNIDDILKPVAKSRGSVRRSLRNRRSVDLQAAGLAWVDHTSPELSKASRRRTRGRLSGVSEPFIPQASVELTPNPGE is encoded by the exons ATAAATCCAGAGTTGCTCAACTGAAGGGCAGGAGGAGATCCACGATTGGGGTCCGGGGATCTCCGGAAACGAACTCTCTCATCTGCTTCAGGGCCAGACAAGCTGTGAAAACACCTCCACGAACACCACAG CTTTTCCACGGGAGTCCATTTCTTTCATGCTGTGACTCTCTGAAGAAGAAGATGGCTGCTTTCCAATGTCTGATGGATGAAGATGAAGAGAAGGATGGACAGGAAAAAAATGAGGAGAGTGAGAGTGCTAAAAGCATTTTGGCTAAAGATTCTAAGAACG GAAATGAGAACACGCTGACTACACAAAGCCCACCCACTTTGATGATGCCTCCACCCTCTAAGAAACGCTGCTGGGCCCCACAGGGGGAGTGTGAGGACAAGAAAACTGAAACTCTACTCCCCTACCCCATCTTCACGACACAACAGGAGCAAGGG GTGAAATGCTTTGAGTCTCAAAGCCAGAGGTCTCATTCAGACTTGGATTCGGATGCAAAGATTGAGCTTCTGTCTTTACCCATGCTGTCAAAACCAGAAATTAAACTAGCAG ATGAGAATGTGCTCTCTTCTGTACGCAAGAAGCGTGTTCGTTTTGGGGCCCCGCTCTCTCCAGAGTTCTTTGACAAAACTCTCCCTCCCAGTACCCCACTACAGAAAGGAGGCACTCCAAAGTGTCCTCCATCATCTACGGGTCCTAAACTCTCACTGCTGAAGACCCCTCAACGGACTGATCCTCTACCCCAACCTGACTTCGATAGTCCTCAAAGCAATGGAGCCTCACCTGTCCTGGTTATTGACAGATGCAATGCTGCACTGGTGTACAGTGATGAAGTATTTGAAGAGATCGAGAAG ATCAGTTTTCCCAATATGGAGGATGAGTCTCCTTCATACAGACATTCTGAGGACTGCAAAA ATGTAGTTTCTGCTGAGGATCCAGGGCAGCCCCAGGCTGAAGACACTGAAGTTATGAACGTTGCTTTTCAAGAGGATGTACAATCAGATTCACAGACAGAGGAAAAACTACCATGTCCCAGTGGTGATCAGCCACTGGCTTTCTCCG TAAAGGTTGACCAGGAGTCTTCTGCCAGCTCTGAACAGACACTTTCATCCAAACCCAGCACTGAATTATCTCACTCTCGCAGTAGGAAAAGAAAG CAACCAGTGGAGAATGAGCCTGAGAAGAGGAGAAGCTCACGTACAGCAGCAGCTTCCGCTTCAGGAAAGATGAAG AACACAGAAGTAAAAAGACGATTTGGCAATAAGGAGGTGGATCGTTCTCTGTATGGGAAAAGAGACTACGCCTCAAAAAACCCTCTTCTCAGCCCCATATTTGAGACCGTGTCTACCAGTCTCAACAGCACACCAACACAGGCCCAATCAGGAAAACAAATAG ATGGAGAGCAAGATTGCATTGAGACTCTGAACGTTCCTCATAGCAAGACAGTTGGTCCCGTGGTAAGTCTGGATACTGCCTGTACATGGACCAATGAAAACGGGCAGACTTCGAGCTCCAGCGTGTCAGACACCACTGACAATCAATCAGATATGGAGGTGACCTCAGTCGGCGCTCGGGTTCCTGCAGGAAGAGGAAGCTCTGGCTCAAAGACTTCCAAAGCCAGTCGTGACTCTGGGAGGCCTGTGCACCGACGTCGTAGCTCAGGTGCAGCCAAAAGAAAGAAGCTTGGAAGTCCAGCTATTAGCTCCACTACTGAATCAGTCAGTGAAACTAGGAAACAAGATACTGAGAGCCAAAAGCCAACTGAATCTGCAGGTTTGAACCCAGTGTACCAGGACAGTCCTGACAGACCTGTGCGTGATGTGGCTGAGTGCTCTGAGAACAAAGAAATTGAGGCTTTAATAAGCTGTGTGGTACCACATGAAGAATCTATAAACACTGAGGGCTTAGAGCAGAAGACACCAAGTAATAAAATAGGTGGACAGGTCCAAAAGGCACTGAAAAGTCCTCCTGGAAAGCTTAATGTTGAGGTAGTGCAAGTAGTTGAGAGTGGTCAGTCAGAGCGATTTACTGATGACACGTCAGAGAGCTACGCTGGACCTACAGAGCCTAGTTTGGCCCCGTGGCAGCAGGCTGACTTCAACATTGACGACATCCTGAAACCTGTGGCGAAGAGTCGAGGTTCTGTGCGACGCAGCCTGAGGAACCGGAGGAGCGTGGACCTTCAGGCTGCGGGCCTGGCCTGGGTGGACCACACCTCTCCGGAGCTGAGTAAAGCGAGTCGGAGGAGGACTCGTGGCAGACTCAGTGGAGTGTCTGAACCGTTCATCCCTCAGGCCTCTGTGGAACTAACACCAAACCCGGGAGAGTAA